The nucleotide sequence TTGATGATGCCCACGAACGACAGATAGGCGCGGGCGGGCCGCCGCAGGTCCGTCTGGTGGGCGTCGTAGAACGCCTGCAGGTCCTGCGGCGTCACGTGCACCGACGCGTCCGCCACCGCCTGGTCGGGCCGGACCACCAGGGCGCGCACGGTCACCGAATCGTGCTGGTCACGGAAGATGGTCCACAGCTTGGCGTCGGAGACGTAGATGTCGCTCGTCACGTCCTCGAGCAGCTTCAGCCGCGGCAGCTCGGCGCGATACCGGTCCTCGAGCTGGAGGAGGAAGCCCTCGGACTGCTGCCCGCTGGAGAGGAACCGCTCCCACTTCTGCGGGTCGAACTGGCCGTTGGTCTGGAAGTCCTTGTCCTTGACGATCTCCTGGGGCGGCATCCGGCGCGCCGCGTTCCGGATCTCGTCGTCCGTCACCACGATGCCGCGCCGCCGGAACTCGGCCTGCATCAGCTGGTCCTGGACCTCCTGGTCGAACGCCTCGTCCTCCAGGGACTTCTGGTCCTCCCGCGTCAGCACCTGGCCGGGATTGCGCGCCCGCTGCTCCTCGGACAGGGCCTGGTAGGCGCGGAGCCAGTCCTGATAGCGGATGGGCGAGCCGTTCACCAATCCGACGTTCTGGGTCGAGGGGCCCGCTCGCCGCCCCGTGACCCCCATGCCGACGTCGAAGACGAGCCACCCCACGAAGGCGACCGCCAGGACCAGCATGATGATCTTGGTCTTTTCGCGCATGGTGCGCAGCATGGCCGATACCCCCAAAGCCCCCCTCGCGGGAGCGGGCTAAATGTAGACGAGACAACGCGCAAAGCCAACCGGCCTCAAGTCGGTTCACCGTTGACACTTCCGGCCCCGACGCAGTATGTTCGCGGCCGAAGAGCGCCTGCCCAGGAGCTGCATGGCCGCGCCCAGCGAGATCGAGAAACTCGAGCGCCGGTACGCGGAGAACCCCGACGGACGGTTCTTCGCGCCCCTGGCGGACGCCTACCGCAAGGCCGGGAGCCTGGATCGCGCCCTGGAGCTGGTGCGCGCCGGGCTCGCCAAGCACCCCGACTACCTCTCGGCCCGCATCGTCCTGGGCCGCTGCCTCCTGGACAAGGGCGACGACGCCGAGGCCGAGCGGACGTTCCGGTCGGTCCTGGAGCTGGACGCCGAGAACATCATCGCACTGAAGAGCCTGGCGGAGATCACCGAGCGCACCGGCCGCACGGTGGAGGCCCGGAAGTGGCTCCAGCAGCTGCTGGTGGTGGACTCGATGAACACCGAGGCAGAGGCCGACCTGCAGCGCCTCGGCGGGGTGATCGCCGAGCAGGCGACCCAGCCCATCGAGGCGGTTCACGCCGCCGGCGGCGCCGAGGTGTCGTTCGCCGACGTCGCGGCGGAGGTGGAGCCGGCAGCCGTGCTGGAGTCCCGGCTGCCCGCGGCCGCTCCACCGATGACGGCGGAGCCTGCGCCCCAGGTCGTGGAGGCCCCGCCGCCGGCAGCCGTGGTCCAGCCCCCCGCTCCCGCCCCGGAGGTCCCCGCGCCGGCTGCGGAGGCCCCCGCGCCGGCTGCGGAGGCCCCCGCGCCGCCCGCGATGCCCGCGATGCCGGAGCCGCGCGCGGCGGAGCCGGCACCCCCGGCGCCCGAGGTGGCCCTCCCCGAGCGACAGACCGCGCCGATCGAGCCGCCGACTGCGTTCCCGGCGGCGGCCGCCGAGGCCGCTCACCCCGAGCTGAGCGAGGCCCCGCGCCCGGCGGTCGCCGAGCCCGTGGGCGAAGCGGCGGAGGCACACCTCGAAGTCGTGGAGCCGACGCAGCCCACGTTCGAGATGCCGCCCCTCGCGGCCGCGCCCGAGAGCCCCGCGCCGGCGATCGAGGAGAGCGTCGAGCCTCCCGAGCAGGCGGCCGAGCCGGTGCCCGACCGGCATCCGCTCCCCCAGGAGCTGCAGGTCGCCGACTCCGGACTCGACCTGATGCCGTTCGACGACTCGCTGGCCTGGGGCACCGGCGAGCGCTCGTCGCGGGCCATCCGGGCCGAGGACGTCGCCGCCATCGAGCACGACGACGGTCTGACGACGCCCGCCGTCGAGTTCCTGGCGACCATCGAGGGCGCGGAGCCGCCGCCCGCGGGCGAGCCGCCGGCCACGGCCGAGGCGGCGCCGGCCAGCCAGGGACGCGCCGAGGCGGGCGAGTTCACGATCGAGCGCGACGAGGACCTCCAGACGTTCGACTCCCTGCCGCAGGTGGCGGAGGCCCCGGTCAACGTCGAGCTGCCGGCGGACCTGTCGGGCGCGTACTCCATCATCGACACGGAGCCGCCGCCCGTGGCGCACCGGCCGCCGGCCTCCTCGATCGCGCCCCGTCCCTCCGCCGGCCTGCCGCTCATCATGCCGGAGGACGTGACGCCCGCCGAGGAGCTGGCCAGGCCGTCGTCGAAGCTCGTCCAGATGGTCTCGCCCACGCCGCCCGAGGAGAAGGGCCCGGGCGCCGAGCAGGCGATGCTGTCGGAGACGCTGGGCGACCTGTACCTGCAGCAGGGGTTCCGCAGCGAGGCGGCGGCGGTCTACCGCCGGCTGCTCACCCAGCGGCCGGGCGACGCGGGCCTGCAGAGCAAGCTCAGCCGGCTGGAGGAGCCGCCGGACCTGAGCGCGGACTCCCAGGGAGCCGAGTCGGTGGGGACGTGGCTGCGCCGGGTCGCCGCGGCGCGGCTGCGCTCGCCGTCGGCGCCGGCTCCGGCGCCGCCGCCGGGCCCCACGCCGCTCGACACGGCGTTCGCGGCGCCCGCGCCGGAGCCCGCGGGCGAGCCCGCCCATCCGGCCCACGAGGCGTTCTCGCTGGATCAGATCTTCGGCGCCACCGAGGCGCCGGCTGCCGCGCCGCCGGCCGCCGCGGCCGCCGCGACGCCGCCGCCGGCAGGTGGCACCTCGTTCGACGAGTTCTTCGGTGCGCCGCAGGATCAGGCGAGCGTGCGGCCCGCGTCGAAGGCCCCCGACGAGCCGGCCCAGAGCGGGGACGAGGACCTCAGCGCGTTCAACGCCTGGCTGCAGGGACTCAAGCGCTAGTGCGGATCACGGTGGTCAACGGGCCGAACCTCAATCTGCTCGGGGTTCGGGAGCCCGGACGCTACGGCACCGCGACGCTGCCCGAAATCGAGGCCGCGGTGCGCTCCCGCGCCGGGGACCTGGGCGTCGAAATCGCGTGGAGCCAGTCCAACCACGAGGGCGAGCTGGTCGAGACGATCCAGGCCCTGCGCGGCCGGGCCGACGGCGCGCTCGTCAACGCGGCCGCGTACACCCACACCTCCCTGGCCATCCGGGACGCCGTGCTCGCCGCCGCGGTGCCGTTCGTGGAAGTCCACCTGACGAACATCTGGGCGCGAGAGGAGGAGCGGCGCCGCTCGCTCCTGGCCGACCTGGCCGTGGGCGTCGTGGCCGGCTTCGGGCCGCGGTCGTACCTCCTCGGCCTCGAAGGGCTCGTCGCGTGGCTCAAGGCCCCGAAGAAGGCGGAGGACTGAAGGCCGGTGCTCAGAACAGTCGCCAGACGGCACGTACTGAAGAGGTTCCCAGGCGAGAGTGGTCGGGGGCCAGACAAGTCGTCAGTACCTGCAGCTGCACTGCGATCTGGAGGCTGGCAACTGGTAACCACTTCCGCCGTGCCGTCTTGCCGTCTGGCAACTTGAAGAATGCCTGACCGCCGCCCCGAACGCATCGATGCCCTCCTCGCCCGCCTCTCCGACGAGGGCCTGGATGCGCTCCTGGTCTCCCACCCCGCGAACATCCGCTACCTGACCGGCTTCTCCGGCAGCGCGGGCCTCCTGTTCCTGTGCCGCCAGGGCGTGCTGTTCATCACCGACTTCCGCTACGAAGCGCAGTCCCGTGGCGAGATCGGCGACCTGGCGCGCATCGTGATCGACGGCTCCGGCAGCTGGGAGCGCCTGCTCAAGCTGCTGCCCCAGTACCCGCTCGTGCACTCGGTGGGCTACGAGGGGCACGTCGTGACGGTCCACGAGGCGGAGCGGCTCTCCGGCGACGGCGCCGCCGCGTGGCGATTCCAGCCGACCACCGACCTGGTGGAGCGGCTGCGGGTGGCGAAGGCGCCGGAGGAGGTCGCCGCGCTCGGTGCCGCCGGCGCGGTGGCGGGCGCGGCGCTCGAGGAGGCGACCGCGGCCGTCCGCGTCGGCCAGACCGAGCTGGAGGTGGCGGGCCTGCTCGAGTCCGCCCTCCGGCGCCACGGCAGCGAGGACCACCCGTTTCCCTCGATCGTGGCGTCGGGGCCGCGCTCGGCGCTGCCCCACGCGCGGTCCACCGCGCGCCGGGTGGAGCGGGGCGAGCTGCTGCTCCTGGATTTCGGCGCGGTGGTGGACGGCTACGCGTCGGACGTGACGCGGACCTTCGTGGTGGGCGCCGCCCCGACCGGGCGCCAGGCCGAGATCTTCGGCGTGGTGCGGCGGGCGCAGGCGTCGGCGCTGGAGGGCCTGCGGTCGGGCCTCTCCGGCCGCGAGGCCGACGCGTTGGCGCGCCACGTGATCGACGAGGCCGGCCACGGCGAGGCGTTCGGCCACTCGCTGGGCCACGGCCTGGGCCTGGAAGTGCATGAGGCGCCTCGGCTTGCGCGGACCGCGGAGCAGGTGCTCCCGGAAGGCGCGGTAGTCACGGTGGAGCCGGGCATCTATTATTCGGATTGGGGTGGGGTCCGGATCGAGGACGACGTCGTCCTCGGCGTCGACGGCGCCACGCTGCTCACCCAGTTTCCACGAGATCTCCTGGTGCTTGGATGACCGACCTCGCGCTGCTCAAGGAACTGCTGGCGCTCCTCGACGCCTCGAGCGCCACCACGATCGAGATCCGGCGGGGCTTCACCACCTACCGGGTCAGCCGGGAGAGCGCTCGCGGCACGCCCGTCTATGTGGCGGCGCCCGGCCCGGACCCCGGGCCACCGGGCGCCCCGGCCGCCACCCCGCCGTCGGCGGGCGCCGCGGCTGCCCCGTCCGGCACGCGGCTGCTGGAGGTGAAGAGCCCGATGGTGGGGACCTTCTACCGTTCGCCGGAGCCGGGGGCGGAGCCCTACGTGAAGGTCGGGAGCCGGGTCACATCCGGCCAGACGTTGTGCATCATCGAGGCGATGAAGATCATGAACGAGTTGGAGTCCGAGGTGACGGGAGCGGTGCGCGAGATCCTCGTCGAGGACGCCCAGCCCGTCGAGTTCGGTCAGGTACTCTTCCGGGTGGAACCCAGTGTCTGAGCCACGCGTGTCCCAGCCCACGCCCGCCCCGGCCGGTGCGTCGTCCCCGTCCGCGGGTGCGGCCCCCGGCAAGTCCGGCGCCCCGGCGTATTTCCCCATCTCCATCCGCTACATGGTGGAGCAGATGGGCTCGGACCTGCTGCTGAAGGTGGGGCGCCCGCCCACGATCCGGGTGGCCGGCGAGCTGATGCCCATGCCCGACCAGGTGCCGCTGACGCCGCAGGACCTGAAGCTGCTGGCCGAGCACCTGATGCAGCCCCGCCAGCTCAAGGAGTTCATGGAGACGAAGGAGGCGGACTTCGCCATCGGCGTGCCGGGGGTGGGGCGGTTCCGCGTCAACATCTACTGGCAGCGCGGCACGCTCGCCTTCGCGTTCCGGGTGATCCCCTACGAGGTCAAGACGGTCGAGGAGCTGCGGCTGCCCAGGATCCTCGAGGCGCTGGCGCTGAAGCCGCGCGGGCTGGTGCTGGTGACCGGCGTGACCGGCAGCGGCAAGTCCACGGCGCTGGCCGCGATGGTCAACCACATCAACCAGCACCGCCACGTCAACATCATCACGGTCGAAGACCCGATCGAGTTCCTGCATCGCGACATCAACTCGATGGTCAGCCAGCGCGAGATCGGGGCCGACACGCTCTCCTTCCACAACGCCCTCCGCCACGTGCTGCGGCAGAACCCCGACGTGATCATGGTGGGCGAGATCCGCGACATGGAGACGCTGGACACGGCGATCAAGGCGGCGGACACCGGCCACCTGGTCTTCTCGACCCTGCACACCACCGACGCCACCCAGACGATCAACCGCGTGATCTCGTTCTACCCGCCGCACCAGCACGAGGAGGTGCGCCACCTGCTCTCCACGGCCCTGCAGGCGGTGGTGTCGCTGCGGCTGGTGCCCACCACCGACGGCGTGACGCGGGTCCCGGCGTGCGAGGTGCTGATCAACACGGCCGCGGTGCGCGAGAACATCCGCGACATGAAGGCGCAGCTGGCGATCCCGGACCTGATCAAGGAGGGCGCGGTCCAGTACGGGATGCAGTCGTTCGACCAGAGCCTGATGCAGTGGTACACCAGCGGGATCATCTCGCTGGAGAACGCGCTGTTCTACTGCTCCAATCCGACCGAGTTCCAGCTGCAGGTCCAGGGCATCGCCGCCGCGAGCGACCGGACCTTCGAGGGCTTCGAGGAGAAGGGGCGGAGGGCGGCGAAGCCGGCCGGAGGGGCGGTCGCCGCGGAGGAGCCGCCGCGCAGCCAGCCCAAGGTGCCGGGCCTGAGCAGGGATCCGCTGCAGCGCTGATGTTCAAGAAGGTGTTGATCGCCAACCGCGGCGAGATCGCCCTGCGCATCATCCGGGCGTGCCGCGAACTGGGTGTCGCCACGGTCGCCGTCTACAGCGAGGCGGACCGCGAGTCGCTGCACGTGCGGTTCGCCGACGACGACGTGTGCATCGGGCCGGCGCCGGCGCGCGACAGCTACCTCAAGATCCCCCAGATCATCGCGGCCGCCGAGATCACCGGCGCCGACGCCATCCACCCGGGCTACGGGTTCCTGGCCGAGAACGCCGAGTTCGCCGAGATCGTCGCCGCGTCGAACATCACCTTCATCGGCCCCACGCCCGATCAGATCCGCGCCATGGGCGACAAGGCCGAGGCCCGCCGCCTGGCCGAGGCCGCGGGGGTGCCCATCATCCCGGGCACGCCGGGCCCCGTCGGCGACGTGGAGGAGGCGGTCGCCGCCGCCCACCAGCTCGGCTTCCCGGTCATCATCAAGGCGGCGGCGGGCGGGGGCGGGAAGGGGATGCGGGTGGCCGCCGACGAGGAGGACTTCGCCCGCCACTTCCAGCTGGCGCGCGGCGAAGCGCTCGCGGCGTTCGGCAACGACGCGGTGTACCTCGAGAAGTACCTCGAGCGCCCGCGGCACGTGGAGATCCAGGTGTTCGGCGACCGGCACGGCCGGGTGCTGCACCTCAGCGAGCGCGACTGCTCGGTGCAGCGGCGCCA is from Gemmatimonadales bacterium and encodes:
- the accC gene encoding acetyl-CoA carboxylase biotin carboxylase subunit; its protein translation is MFKKVLIANRGEIALRIIRACRELGVATVAVYSEADRESLHVRFADDDVCIGPAPARDSYLKIPQIIAAAEITGADAIHPGYGFLAENAEFAEIVAASNITFIGPTPDQIRAMGDKAEARRLAEAAGVPIIPGTPGPVGDVEEAVAAAHQLGFPVIIKAAAGGGGKGMRVAADEEDFARHFQLARGEALAAFGNDAVYLEKYLERPRHVEIQVFGDRHGRVLHLSERDCSVQRRHQKLVEEAPSPAVTPELRERMGGAAVHLAERIGYVGAGTMEFLLNGDGSFYFMEMNTRIQVEHPVTEMTTGWDLVKEQIKVAAGEPLSVPESGLFLRGHAIECRVNAEDPARNFQPCPGVVTTFHPPGGPGVRVDTHIYAGYTVPPFYDSLLAKVIVHGNDRAEALARMHQALDGFIIEGVTTTIPFLGRVILHPAFQAGDVDTKFLEREAQLLGSPES
- a CDS encoding aminopeptidase P family protein; amino-acid sequence: MPDRRPERIDALLARLSDEGLDALLVSHPANIRYLTGFSGSAGLLFLCRQGVLFITDFRYEAQSRGEIGDLARIVIDGSGSWERLLKLLPQYPLVHSVGYEGHVVTVHEAERLSGDGAAAWRFQPTTDLVERLRVAKAPEEVAALGAAGAVAGAALEEATAAVRVGQTELEVAGLLESALRRHGSEDHPFPSIVASGPRSALPHARSTARRVERGELLLLDFGAVVDGYASDVTRTFVVGAAPTGRQAEIFGVVRRAQASALEGLRSGLSGREADALARHVIDEAGHGEAFGHSLGHGLGLEVHEAPRLARTAEQVLPEGAVVTVEPGIYYSDWGGVRIEDDVVLGVDGATLLTQFPRDLLVLG
- a CDS encoding tetratricopeptide repeat protein codes for the protein MAAPSEIEKLERRYAENPDGRFFAPLADAYRKAGSLDRALELVRAGLAKHPDYLSARIVLGRCLLDKGDDAEAERTFRSVLELDAENIIALKSLAEITERTGRTVEARKWLQQLLVVDSMNTEAEADLQRLGGVIAEQATQPIEAVHAAGGAEVSFADVAAEVEPAAVLESRLPAAAPPMTAEPAPQVVEAPPPAAVVQPPAPAPEVPAPAAEAPAPAAEAPAPPAMPAMPEPRAAEPAPPAPEVALPERQTAPIEPPTAFPAAAAEAAHPELSEAPRPAVAEPVGEAAEAHLEVVEPTQPTFEMPPLAAAPESPAPAIEESVEPPEQAAEPVPDRHPLPQELQVADSGLDLMPFDDSLAWGTGERSSRAIRAEDVAAIEHDDGLTTPAVEFLATIEGAEPPPAGEPPATAEAAPASQGRAEAGEFTIERDEDLQTFDSLPQVAEAPVNVELPADLSGAYSIIDTEPPPVAHRPPASSIAPRPSAGLPLIMPEDVTPAEELARPSSKLVQMVSPTPPEEKGPGAEQAMLSETLGDLYLQQGFRSEAAAVYRRLLTQRPGDAGLQSKLSRLEEPPDLSADSQGAESVGTWLRRVAAARLRSPSAPAPAPPPGPTPLDTAFAAPAPEPAGEPAHPAHEAFSLDQIFGATEAPAAAPPAAAAAATPPPAGGTSFDEFFGAPQDQASVRPASKAPDEPAQSGDEDLSAFNAWLQGLKR
- the accB gene encoding acetyl-CoA carboxylase biotin carboxyl carrier protein, yielding MTDLALLKELLALLDASSATTIEIRRGFTTYRVSRESARGTPVYVAAPGPDPGPPGAPAATPPSAGAAAAPSGTRLLEVKSPMVGTFYRSPEPGAEPYVKVGSRVTSGQTLCIIEAMKIMNELESEVTGAVREILVEDAQPVEFGQVLFRVEPSV
- a CDS encoding PilT/PilU family type 4a pilus ATPase, with amino-acid sequence MSQPTPAPAGASSPSAGAAPGKSGAPAYFPISIRYMVEQMGSDLLLKVGRPPTIRVAGELMPMPDQVPLTPQDLKLLAEHLMQPRQLKEFMETKEADFAIGVPGVGRFRVNIYWQRGTLAFAFRVIPYEVKTVEELRLPRILEALALKPRGLVLVTGVTGSGKSTALAAMVNHINQHRHVNIITVEDPIEFLHRDINSMVSQREIGADTLSFHNALRHVLRQNPDVIMVGEIRDMETLDTAIKAADTGHLVFSTLHTTDATQTINRVISFYPPHQHEEVRHLLSTALQAVVSLRLVPTTDGVTRVPACEVLINTAAVRENIRDMKAQLAIPDLIKEGAVQYGMQSFDQSLMQWYTSGIISLENALFYCSNPTEFQLQVQGIAAASDRTFEGFEEKGRRAAKPAGGAVAAEEPPRSQPKVPGLSRDPLQR
- the aroQ gene encoding type II 3-dehydroquinate dehydratase, which produces MRITVVNGPNLNLLGVREPGRYGTATLPEIEAAVRSRAGDLGVEIAWSQSNHEGELVETIQALRGRADGALVNAAAYTHTSLAIRDAVLAAAVPFVEVHLTNIWAREEERRRSLLADLAVGVVAGFGPRSYLLGLEGLVAWLKAPKKAED